In one window of Solanum pennellii chromosome 2, SPENNV200 DNA:
- the LOC107011772 gene encoding protein FAR-RED IMPAIRED RESPONSE 1 isoform X1, with product MVMDLVPPSGDHHEKEDCGRRTCVRIESARGKLCGTDGATVTASKSVCLGIENAGTSWNERTSNGANVLPNTDSLAVNCYRNLEPHDGMEFDSKENAFSHYKEYAKSIGFSSIIKASRRSRISGKFIDAKFVCSRYGSKREPSTSGAEPVPSTDAAGSNPVKRKKGRINRSWSKTDCKACLHVKRRSDGRWVIHTFVKEHNHEIFPDWTRYPPGHRNIDLGKNDADAFHAIRGRTEKTYASTSRHSGFMKKVEKQKNGGTNSSPQSLALDEGDAQVILEYFLCMQDENPNFFYALDLNQEKRLRNVFWIDAKCRLDCGNFSDVVLFDTTYITDEYKLQFVPFIGVNHHFQSILLGCGLIADESKSTFIWLMRAWLRALGGQVPKVILTDQGKTLEEVIAEVLPDSRHCFCLWHVLSKIQEKLGHVIRQHESFLSKFNKCILRSATNELFEKRWWKVVARFDLRNDLWIKSLYEDRLRWVPTYMNKIFLAGMSTMQRVESVSALLDKCILCKTTLKEFLDQYKKLLQEKCQGEANADFETRHKQPGLKSPSPFEKQMSTLYTHTTFKKFQVEVLGVVACHPKKENDDGENGTYRVQDFEVNQEFIVVWNERTSDTSCSCHLFEYNGFLCRHVMIVLQMAGVHTIPSKYVLRRWTKGAKSREKTRQVALVDSRVQRYNDLCQRAFELGDEGSLSQESYNILSSVLENFLRTRETVNDANLNESEPCSLPNQGLNDLEVFTDRNNSSKSNGKNIARKEKEGQIDFGESTVDYPFGSHSAIQPMGQLNTNIQGYANHLNMLGLGQLSTLVSIEDGPYLSQPRLHGLRRAQLCSGWSWSWDKCILGLQMLKVLLGFRTVSKSLLWPIRRICAQRIYLDNSSRCSSLANFTIS from the exons ATGGTTATGGACCTTGTGCCGCCATCAGGCGATCATCACGAGAAAGAAGACTGTGGGCGGCGTACTTGTGTAAGGATTGAAAGTGCAAGAGGAAAACTTTGTGGTACAGATGGAGCTACTGTCACTGCTTCAAAGAGTGTTTGCCTGGGAATAGAGAATGCAGGAACTAGCTGGAACGAAAGAACATCTAATGGCGCAAATGTACTGCCAAATACAGATTCTTTGGCTGTGAATTGCTATAGGAACTTGGAGCCTCATGATGGGATGGAATTTGACTCGAAAGAGAATGCCTTTTCACATTACAAAGAATATGCTAAGTCCATTGGATTTTCCTCAATAATAAAGGCTAGCCGTCGATCCAGAATTTCTGGAAAATTTATTGATGCAAAATTTGTTTGCAGTAGATATGGAAGTAAGCGTGAACCTTCTACTTCTGGCGCAGAACCTGTTCCAAGTACTGATGCAGCAGGAAGTAATCctgtgaaaagaaaaaaaggcaGAATAAACAGGTCTTGGTCAAAAACAGATTGTAAGGCTTGCTTGCATGTAAAGAGAAGGTCTGATGGAAGGTGGGTTATTCATACTTTTGTCAAAGAGCATAACCATGAAATATTTCCGGATTGGACCAGATATCCTCCAGGTCACAGGAACATTGATCTGGGTAAAAATGATGCAGATGCATTTCATGCTATCCGTGGGAGGACGGAAAAGACTTATGCCTCGACATCTAGGCATTCTGGTTTTATGAAGAAAGTTGAGAAGCAAAAGAATGGTGGCACAAATAGTAGTCCTCAATCTTTGGCTTTAGATGAGGGAGATGCACAAGTTATTCTTGAGTATTTTCTTTGCATGCAAGATGAAAATCCAAACTTCTTTTATGCATTGGATTTGAATCAAGAGAAACGCTTGAGAAATGTCTTTTGGATTGACGCTAAATGTAGGCTTGACTGTGGTAACTTCAGTGACGTAGTTCTTTTTGACACTACCTATATAACAGACGAATATAAGCTGCAGTTTGTTCCTTTTATTGGCGTCAATCATCATTTTCAGTCCATATTGCTGGGATGTGGGCTGATTGCAGATGAGAGTAAGTCAACTTTTATTTGGTTGATGCGAGCATGGCTCAGGGCATTGGGTGGACAAGTTCCAAAAGTAATTCTAACTGATCAAGGCAAAACACTGGAAGAAGTTATTGCTGAGGTTTTACCAGATTCACGCCATTGCTTTTGTTTGTGGCATGTACTGAGTAAGATCCAGGAGAAGCTTGGTCATGTCATAAGGCAGCATGAAAGTTTTCTCTCCAAATTCAATAAATGTATTTTGAGGTCAGCAACCAATGAATTGTTTGAAAAGAGGTGGTGGAAGGTGGTTGCTAGATTTGATCTGAGGAATGACTTGTGGATTAAATCATTGTATGAAGATCGGCTAAGGTGGGTACCGACATACATGAATAAAATCTTCTTGGCAGGAATGTCTACGATGCAACGAGTAGAAAGCGTTAGTGCTCTTCTTGATAAATGCATATTATGCAAGACGACATTAAAGGAGTTTCTTGACCAGTATAAAAAACTGCTGCAAGAGAAGTGTCAAGGAGAGGCAAATGCTGATTTTGAGACGAGACATAAACAACCAGGACTGAAATCTCCCTCCCCTTTTGAAAAGCAGATGTCAACTTTATACACTCATACGACATTCAAGAAATTCCAAGTTGAGGTTTTAGGAGTGGTTGCTTGCCACCCGAAAAAGGAAAACGACGATGGTGAAAATGGCACATATAGAGTCCAAGATTTTGAAGTAAATCAAGAATTCATTGTCGTATGGAATGAGAGGACATCTGATACTTCATGTTCTTGTCATTTGTTCGAGTACAATGGATTCCTTTGTAGACATGTGATGATAGTTCTTCAGATGGCTGGTGTGCATACCATCCCCTCTAAATATGTTTTAAGACGCTGGACTAAAGGTGCAAAGAGTAGAGAGAAGACGAGACAAGTAGCTTTGGTTGATTCCAGAGTTCAACGCTACAATGATCTATGTCAAAGGGCATTTGAGCTAGGTGATGAAGGGTCGTTATCTCAAGAGAGTTATAACATTTTATCTAGTGTTCTGGAAAATTTTCTGAGAACACGTGAGACCGTGAATGATGCAAATTTAAATGAATCAGAACCTTGTTCTCTCCCAAATCAAGGTCTTAATGACCTTGAAGTATTCACAGATAGAAACAATTCAAGTAAGAGTAATGGAAAGAACATagcaagaaaagagaaggaa GGACAAATAGATTTCGGAGAATCAACTGTGGATTATCCTTTCGGATCACATTCAGCCATACAGCCAATG GGACAATTGAATACAAATATCCAAGGCTATGCCAACCATTTAAACATGCTGGGGCTG GGACAATTGAGTACACTTGTTTCAATTGAAGATGGCCCTTATCTCTCTCAACCTAGATTGCATGGACTG AGAAGAGCACAGCTTTGTTCGGGTTGGTCTTGGTCTTG GGACAAGTGTATTTTAGGCCTGCAGATGCTCAAAGTTCTTTTGGGGTTCAGGACAGTCTCCAAGAG TCTACTATGGCCAATACGGAGAATTTGTGCTCAAAGAATTTATCTTGACAATAGCTCACGCTGCAGTTCCTTGGCCAACTTTACCATCTCGTAG
- the LOC107011772 gene encoding protein FAR-RED IMPAIRED RESPONSE 1 isoform X2, with amino-acid sequence MVMDLVPPSGDHHEKEDCGRRTCVRIESARGKLCGTDGATVTASKSVCLGIENAGTSWNERTSNGANVLPNTDSLAVNCYRNLEPHDGMEFDSKENAFSHYKEYAKSIGFSSIIKASRRSRISGKFIDAKFVCSRYGSKREPSTSGAEPVPSTDAAGSNPVKRKKGRINRSWSKTDCKACLHVKRRSDGRWVIHTFVKEHNHEIFPDWTRYPPGHRNIDLGKNDADAFHAIRGRTEKTYASTSRHSGFMKKVEKQKNGGTNSSPQSLALDEGDAQVILEYFLCMQDENPNFFYALDLNQEKRLRNVFWIDAKCRLDCGNFSDVVLFDTTYITDEYKLQFVPFIGVNHHFQSILLGCGLIADESKSTFIWLMRAWLRALGGQVPKVILTDQGKTLEEVIAEVLPDSRHCFCLWHVLSKIQEKLGHVIRQHESFLSKFNKCILRSATNELFEKRWWKVVARFDLRNDLWIKSLYEDRLRWVPTYMNKIFLAGMSTMQRVESVSALLDKCILCKTTLKEFLDQYKKLLQEKCQGEANADFETRHKQPGLKSPSPFEKQMSTLYTHTTFKKFQVEVLGVVACHPKKENDDGENGTYRVQDFEVNQEFIVVWNERTSDTSCSCHLFEYNGFLCRHVMIVLQMAGVHTIPSKYVLRRWTKGAKSREKTRQVALVDSRVQRYNDLCQRAFELGDEGSLSQESYNILSSVLENFLRTRETVNDANLNESEPCSLPNQGLNDLEVFTDRNNSSKSNGKNIARKEKEGQIDFGESTVDYPFGSHSAIQPMGQLNTNIQGYANHLNMLGLGQLSTLVSIEDGPYLSQPRLHGLFWLFDV; translated from the exons ATGGTTATGGACCTTGTGCCGCCATCAGGCGATCATCACGAGAAAGAAGACTGTGGGCGGCGTACTTGTGTAAGGATTGAAAGTGCAAGAGGAAAACTTTGTGGTACAGATGGAGCTACTGTCACTGCTTCAAAGAGTGTTTGCCTGGGAATAGAGAATGCAGGAACTAGCTGGAACGAAAGAACATCTAATGGCGCAAATGTACTGCCAAATACAGATTCTTTGGCTGTGAATTGCTATAGGAACTTGGAGCCTCATGATGGGATGGAATTTGACTCGAAAGAGAATGCCTTTTCACATTACAAAGAATATGCTAAGTCCATTGGATTTTCCTCAATAATAAAGGCTAGCCGTCGATCCAGAATTTCTGGAAAATTTATTGATGCAAAATTTGTTTGCAGTAGATATGGAAGTAAGCGTGAACCTTCTACTTCTGGCGCAGAACCTGTTCCAAGTACTGATGCAGCAGGAAGTAATCctgtgaaaagaaaaaaaggcaGAATAAACAGGTCTTGGTCAAAAACAGATTGTAAGGCTTGCTTGCATGTAAAGAGAAGGTCTGATGGAAGGTGGGTTATTCATACTTTTGTCAAAGAGCATAACCATGAAATATTTCCGGATTGGACCAGATATCCTCCAGGTCACAGGAACATTGATCTGGGTAAAAATGATGCAGATGCATTTCATGCTATCCGTGGGAGGACGGAAAAGACTTATGCCTCGACATCTAGGCATTCTGGTTTTATGAAGAAAGTTGAGAAGCAAAAGAATGGTGGCACAAATAGTAGTCCTCAATCTTTGGCTTTAGATGAGGGAGATGCACAAGTTATTCTTGAGTATTTTCTTTGCATGCAAGATGAAAATCCAAACTTCTTTTATGCATTGGATTTGAATCAAGAGAAACGCTTGAGAAATGTCTTTTGGATTGACGCTAAATGTAGGCTTGACTGTGGTAACTTCAGTGACGTAGTTCTTTTTGACACTACCTATATAACAGACGAATATAAGCTGCAGTTTGTTCCTTTTATTGGCGTCAATCATCATTTTCAGTCCATATTGCTGGGATGTGGGCTGATTGCAGATGAGAGTAAGTCAACTTTTATTTGGTTGATGCGAGCATGGCTCAGGGCATTGGGTGGACAAGTTCCAAAAGTAATTCTAACTGATCAAGGCAAAACACTGGAAGAAGTTATTGCTGAGGTTTTACCAGATTCACGCCATTGCTTTTGTTTGTGGCATGTACTGAGTAAGATCCAGGAGAAGCTTGGTCATGTCATAAGGCAGCATGAAAGTTTTCTCTCCAAATTCAATAAATGTATTTTGAGGTCAGCAACCAATGAATTGTTTGAAAAGAGGTGGTGGAAGGTGGTTGCTAGATTTGATCTGAGGAATGACTTGTGGATTAAATCATTGTATGAAGATCGGCTAAGGTGGGTACCGACATACATGAATAAAATCTTCTTGGCAGGAATGTCTACGATGCAACGAGTAGAAAGCGTTAGTGCTCTTCTTGATAAATGCATATTATGCAAGACGACATTAAAGGAGTTTCTTGACCAGTATAAAAAACTGCTGCAAGAGAAGTGTCAAGGAGAGGCAAATGCTGATTTTGAGACGAGACATAAACAACCAGGACTGAAATCTCCCTCCCCTTTTGAAAAGCAGATGTCAACTTTATACACTCATACGACATTCAAGAAATTCCAAGTTGAGGTTTTAGGAGTGGTTGCTTGCCACCCGAAAAAGGAAAACGACGATGGTGAAAATGGCACATATAGAGTCCAAGATTTTGAAGTAAATCAAGAATTCATTGTCGTATGGAATGAGAGGACATCTGATACTTCATGTTCTTGTCATTTGTTCGAGTACAATGGATTCCTTTGTAGACATGTGATGATAGTTCTTCAGATGGCTGGTGTGCATACCATCCCCTCTAAATATGTTTTAAGACGCTGGACTAAAGGTGCAAAGAGTAGAGAGAAGACGAGACAAGTAGCTTTGGTTGATTCCAGAGTTCAACGCTACAATGATCTATGTCAAAGGGCATTTGAGCTAGGTGATGAAGGGTCGTTATCTCAAGAGAGTTATAACATTTTATCTAGTGTTCTGGAAAATTTTCTGAGAACACGTGAGACCGTGAATGATGCAAATTTAAATGAATCAGAACCTTGTTCTCTCCCAAATCAAGGTCTTAATGACCTTGAAGTATTCACAGATAGAAACAATTCAAGTAAGAGTAATGGAAAGAACATagcaagaaaagagaaggaa GGACAAATAGATTTCGGAGAATCAACTGTGGATTATCCTTTCGGATCACATTCAGCCATACAGCCAATG GGACAATTGAATACAAATATCCAAGGCTATGCCAACCATTTAAACATGCTGGGGCTG GGACAATTGAGTACACTTGTTTCAATTGAAGATGGCCCTTATCTCTCTCAACCTAGATTGCATGGACTG TTTTGGCTGTTTGATGTCTAG